In one window of Syngnathus typhle isolate RoL2023-S1 ecotype Sweden linkage group LG7, RoL_Styp_1.0, whole genome shotgun sequence DNA:
- the rag1 gene encoding V(D)J recombination-activating protein 1 isoform X2, producing the protein MAEESLETDGPRSSMPAELHHPYPKHTQWKFKLFRVKSMEKAPMSSETKLEKEAMSGIAKSYVCTAPNVQLDNGSTGSIMKFCPDAKSKKTTEPPDQSMDMKLAEIDTHMNHLRGLCRLCGISLRKISGPIHDVHAVLDNDSKNCLRKMCCTSTKWPEVIRKVFKVDVTEDTESVHPLSFCHRCWMTAIRGGGVCNLSKTKVPEWKPHCTLCQLCSPKKQLFHKTGRKRMKTTPRAQSLAKRPKLDYNHITVSGETRVLRPFGGHLHGSVLKTWRSPSVQREHWVRTITHCQKEHLSSNLISENFPVDFLCSFTCMVCDHLLSDPVQAPCGHLFCHNCIMKYKNFIGPHCPSCNLPCSSDDLIPPAKTFLLVLHSLLLLCPKDGCGQHVKLDSFKAHCMSHDAEKQDARQQSSQLDNYLITNKGGRPRQHLLSLTRRAQKHRLRDLKNQVKMFADKEEGGDLKSVCLTLYLLALRSGNEHRMADELEVTMQGRGFALHPAVCLAIRVNTFLSCSQYHKVYRTVKATSGRQIFQPLHTLRAAEKELLPGFHQFEWQPALKNVSSSCNVGIINGLCGWTSSLDDSPSNTITRRFRYDVALVSAIKDLEEDIVEGLRKNGVEDSACTQSFNVTIKESCDGMGDVSEKHGGGPVVPEKAVRFSFTIMSISVLLGEDNKQEVTIFTEPKPNSELSCKPLCLMFVDEADHETLTAVLSPMVAERSTMKESRLILSIAGLPRSFRFQFRGSGYDEKMVRELEGLEASGSTYVCTLCDSSRVEASRNIVLHSVTRSHDENLSRYEIWRTNPFSESVEELRDRVKGVSAKPFMETQSTLDALHCDIGNATEFYKIFQDEIGEVYRNKNPSREERRSWRAALDKALRQKLKLKPVMRMNGNYARKLMTFEAVQVVCELVPSEERREALRELMRLYLQMKPVWRSTCPTKECPDQLCRYTFNSQSFADLISTTFKYRYNGKITNYLHKTLAHVPEIIERDGSIGAWASEGNESANKLFRRFRKMNARQSKTFELEDVLKHHWLYTSKYLQKFMQAHKYSAKATIDLTKIQDSESVAHEVFDF; encoded by the exons ATGGCAGAGGAAAGCCTGGAGACAGATGGCCCCAGATCATCTATGCCGGCTGAGCTCCACCATCCCTATCCTAAGCACACCCAGTGGAAGTTTAAACTGTTTAGAGTGAAGTCCATGGAGAAGGCCCCTATGTCAAGTGAGACAAAACTTGAGAAGGAAGCCATGTCTGGGATCGCTAAATCCTACGTCTGTACAGCTCCAAATGTACAGTTAGATAATGGTAGTACAGGTAGCATTATGAAATTTTGCCCAGATGCAAAAAGCAAGAAAACTACTGAACCACCTGACCAGAGCATGGACATGAAGCTAGCAGAAATTGACACTCACATGAACCACCTCAG aGGTCTGTGCCGTCTTTGTGGAATCTCATTAAGAAAAATCAGTGGCCCGATCCATGATGTTCACGCAGTTCTGGATAACGACAGCAAGAATTGCTTACGCAAAATGTGCTGTACATCAACAAAATGGCCAGAGGTCATCCGCAAGGTTTTTAAAGTGGACGTGACTGAGGATACAGAATCCGTCCACCCGCTTTCCTTCTGCCATCGCTGCTGGATGACTGCCATACGAGGAGGGGGTGTATGCAATCTTTCCAAGACAAAAGTCCCTGAGTGGAAACCTCATTGCACCCTCTGTCAGCTTTGCTCACCCAAGAAACAATTATTCCACAAGACTGGCAGAAAGAGGATGAAAACCACTCCCAGAGCCCAAAGCTTAGCAAAAAGACCCAAGTTGGACTACAACCACATCACTGTCAGTGGTGAGACTCGTGTTCTGAGACCATTTGGCGGCCATCTTCATGGATCTGTCCTTAAGACATGGAGAAGTCCCAGTGTCCAAAGGGAGCATTGGGTGAGGACCATCACACACTGTCAGAAAGAGCACCTGAGTAGCAACCTTATATCTGAGAATTTCCCAGTTGATTTCCTCTGTTCTTTCACTTGCATGGTGTGTGACCATCTGCTCTCTGACCCAGTTCAAGCCCCCTGTGGGCACCTCTTTTGCCACAACTGTATTATGAAATACAAAAACTTTATAGGGCCTCACTGTCCTTCCTGCAACTTACCCTGCTCCAGCGATGACCTCATTCCTCCCGCAAAAACCTTTTTGTTAGTCCTGCATTCTCTGCTTTTGCTCTGTCCGAAAGACGGCTGTGGTCAGCATGTAAAACTAGACTCATTTAAAGCTCACTGTATGAGCCATGATGCGGAAAAGCAGGATGCTAGACAGCAATCATCACAGCTTGACAACTACCTGATAACCAATAAAGGGGGAAGACCTCGCCAGCACTTGCTATCCCTCACGCGTCGTGCCCAGAAGCATCGACTGAGGGATCTGAAGAACCAGGTGAAGATGTTTGCAGACAAAGAGGAAGGTGGTGACCTAAAGTCTGTGTGTCTGACACTATATCTGCTGGCACTGAGATCTGGGAATGAACACCGAATGGCAGATGAGCTGGAGGTCACGATGCAAG GCAGAGGCTTTGCGTTGCACCCTGCTGTGTGTTTGGCCATCCGGGTCAATACTTTCCTGAGCTGTAGCCAGTATCACAAAGTGTACCGGACTGTCAAAGCCACCAGCGGCCGCCAGATCTTTCAGCCCTTACACACTTTGCGTGCTGCAGAGAAAGAGCTTCTCCCTGGGTTTCACCAGTTTGAATGGCAGCCAGCTTTGAAGAACGTCTCTTCATCTTGCAACGTTGGTATCATAAATGGGCTCTGTGGATGGACTTCCTCTTTGGATGACTCACCATCCAATACCATCACACGCCGATTCCGCTATGATGTGGCTCTGGTGTCCGCAATAAAGGATCTGGAGGAGGACATTGTCGAGGGGCTGAGAAAGAACGGGGTAGAAGACAGTGCCTGTACCCAAAGCTTCAATGTTACGATCAAAGAATCTTGTGACGGCATGGGAGATGTCAGTGAAAAGCACGGCGGAGGACCAGTTGTTCCTGAGAAAGCTGTTCGCTTCTCTTTCACCATTATGTCTATTTCTGTATTGCTTGGTGAAGATAATAAGCAGGAGGTTACAATCTTCACTGAGCCAAAGCCAAACTCAGAATTGTCTTGCAAGCCCCTCTGTCTGATGTTTGTTGATGAAGCGGACCATGAAACACTCACAGCTGTCTTGTCGCCCATGGTTGCGGAACGTAGCACAATGAAGGAGAGCAGGCTCATCCTGTCGATAGCTGGACTGCCTCGATCCTTCCGCTTCCAGTTTAGAGGGTCAGGATACGATGAAAAGATGGTCCGTGAATTGGAGGGCTTGGAAGCCTCTGGATCCACGTATGTCTGCACACTGTGTGACTCGAGTCGAGTGGAGGCCTCTAGAAATATAGTACTCCATTCTGTCACACGCAGTCATGATGAGAACTTGTCTCGCTATGAAATCTGGCGAACTAATCCATTTTCTGAGTCTGTAGAGGAACTGCGGGACAGAGTCAAGGGGGTCTCTGCCAAGCCCTTCATGGAGACCCAGTCCACACTTGATGCGTTGCACTGTGACATTGGTAATGCCACTGAGTTCTACAAAATTTTCCAGGATGAAATAGGCGAGGTGTACCGAAACAAAAATCCCAGCCGGGAGGAACGGCGCAGCTGGCGGGCAGCCCTGGATAAAGCACTGAGGCAGAAGCTGAAACTCAAACCTGTGATGAGGATGAACGGCAACTACGCCCGGAAGCTAATGACCTTCGAGGCTGTGCAAGTGGTGTGTGAGCTGGTGCCCTCAGAGGAGAGGAGGGAAGCCCTGAGGGAGCTGATGCGGCTGTACCTCCAGATGAAGCCTGTGTGGCGCTCTACATGCCCAACCAAAGAGTGTCCTGACCAGCTCTGCCGCTACACCTTCAACTCCCAGAGTTTCGCTGACCTCATTTCCACTACTTTCAAATACAGGTACAATGGCAAAATAACCAATTATCTGCACAAAACCCTGGCCCATGTCCCCGAAATAATTGAGCGTGATGGATCCATCGGTGCATGGGCTAGTGAGGGGAATGAGTCAGCAAACAAACTGTTCAGGCGTTTCCGTAAGATGAATGCACGTCAGTCAAAAACCTTTGAGCTTGAGGATGTCTTGAAACATCACTGGCTCTACACATCAAAGTACTTACAGAAGTTTATGCAGGCTCATAAGTACTCTGCCAAAGCCACCATTGACCTAACAAAAATCCAGGACAGTGAAAGTGTGGCCCACGAGGTCTTTGATTTTTGA
- the rag1 gene encoding V(D)J recombination-activating protein 1 isoform X1, which produces MCLYIFGMNLFISPKICHPLHLNAFSSYSVIPSTSPLLGSSQIMAEESLETDGPRSSMPAELHHPYPKHTQWKFKLFRVKSMEKAPMSSETKLEKEAMSGIAKSYVCTAPNVQLDNGSTGSIMKFCPDAKSKKTTEPPDQSMDMKLAEIDTHMNHLRGLCRLCGISLRKISGPIHDVHAVLDNDSKNCLRKMCCTSTKWPEVIRKVFKVDVTEDTESVHPLSFCHRCWMTAIRGGGVCNLSKTKVPEWKPHCTLCQLCSPKKQLFHKTGRKRMKTTPRAQSLAKRPKLDYNHITVSGETRVLRPFGGHLHGSVLKTWRSPSVQREHWVRTITHCQKEHLSSNLISENFPVDFLCSFTCMVCDHLLSDPVQAPCGHLFCHNCIMKYKNFIGPHCPSCNLPCSSDDLIPPAKTFLLVLHSLLLLCPKDGCGQHVKLDSFKAHCMSHDAEKQDARQQSSQLDNYLITNKGGRPRQHLLSLTRRAQKHRLRDLKNQVKMFADKEEGGDLKSVCLTLYLLALRSGNEHRMADELEVTMQGRGFALHPAVCLAIRVNTFLSCSQYHKVYRTVKATSGRQIFQPLHTLRAAEKELLPGFHQFEWQPALKNVSSSCNVGIINGLCGWTSSLDDSPSNTITRRFRYDVALVSAIKDLEEDIVEGLRKNGVEDSACTQSFNVTIKESCDGMGDVSEKHGGGPVVPEKAVRFSFTIMSISVLLGEDNKQEVTIFTEPKPNSELSCKPLCLMFVDEADHETLTAVLSPMVAERSTMKESRLILSIAGLPRSFRFQFRGSGYDEKMVRELEGLEASGSTYVCTLCDSSRVEASRNIVLHSVTRSHDENLSRYEIWRTNPFSESVEELRDRVKGVSAKPFMETQSTLDALHCDIGNATEFYKIFQDEIGEVYRNKNPSREERRSWRAALDKALRQKLKLKPVMRMNGNYARKLMTFEAVQVVCELVPSEERREALRELMRLYLQMKPVWRSTCPTKECPDQLCRYTFNSQSFADLISTTFKYRYNGKITNYLHKTLAHVPEIIERDGSIGAWASEGNESANKLFRRFRKMNARQSKTFELEDVLKHHWLYTSKYLQKFMQAHKYSAKATIDLTKIQDSESVAHEVFDF; this is translated from the exons ATGTGTCTTTACATCTTTGGTATGAATTTGTTCATTTCCCCAAAGATTTGTCACCCATTGCATTTGAATGCATTCTCATCATACTCTGTTATTCCATCAACTTCTCCTCTCCTAGGCTCAAGTCAAATCATGGCAGAGGAAAGCCTGGAGACAGATGGCCCCAGATCATCTATGCCGGCTGAGCTCCACCATCCCTATCCTAAGCACACCCAGTGGAAGTTTAAACTGTTTAGAGTGAAGTCCATGGAGAAGGCCCCTATGTCAAGTGAGACAAAACTTGAGAAGGAAGCCATGTCTGGGATCGCTAAATCCTACGTCTGTACAGCTCCAAATGTACAGTTAGATAATGGTAGTACAGGTAGCATTATGAAATTTTGCCCAGATGCAAAAAGCAAGAAAACTACTGAACCACCTGACCAGAGCATGGACATGAAGCTAGCAGAAATTGACACTCACATGAACCACCTCAG aGGTCTGTGCCGTCTTTGTGGAATCTCATTAAGAAAAATCAGTGGCCCGATCCATGATGTTCACGCAGTTCTGGATAACGACAGCAAGAATTGCTTACGCAAAATGTGCTGTACATCAACAAAATGGCCAGAGGTCATCCGCAAGGTTTTTAAAGTGGACGTGACTGAGGATACAGAATCCGTCCACCCGCTTTCCTTCTGCCATCGCTGCTGGATGACTGCCATACGAGGAGGGGGTGTATGCAATCTTTCCAAGACAAAAGTCCCTGAGTGGAAACCTCATTGCACCCTCTGTCAGCTTTGCTCACCCAAGAAACAATTATTCCACAAGACTGGCAGAAAGAGGATGAAAACCACTCCCAGAGCCCAAAGCTTAGCAAAAAGACCCAAGTTGGACTACAACCACATCACTGTCAGTGGTGAGACTCGTGTTCTGAGACCATTTGGCGGCCATCTTCATGGATCTGTCCTTAAGACATGGAGAAGTCCCAGTGTCCAAAGGGAGCATTGGGTGAGGACCATCACACACTGTCAGAAAGAGCACCTGAGTAGCAACCTTATATCTGAGAATTTCCCAGTTGATTTCCTCTGTTCTTTCACTTGCATGGTGTGTGACCATCTGCTCTCTGACCCAGTTCAAGCCCCCTGTGGGCACCTCTTTTGCCACAACTGTATTATGAAATACAAAAACTTTATAGGGCCTCACTGTCCTTCCTGCAACTTACCCTGCTCCAGCGATGACCTCATTCCTCCCGCAAAAACCTTTTTGTTAGTCCTGCATTCTCTGCTTTTGCTCTGTCCGAAAGACGGCTGTGGTCAGCATGTAAAACTAGACTCATTTAAAGCTCACTGTATGAGCCATGATGCGGAAAAGCAGGATGCTAGACAGCAATCATCACAGCTTGACAACTACCTGATAACCAATAAAGGGGGAAGACCTCGCCAGCACTTGCTATCCCTCACGCGTCGTGCCCAGAAGCATCGACTGAGGGATCTGAAGAACCAGGTGAAGATGTTTGCAGACAAAGAGGAAGGTGGTGACCTAAAGTCTGTGTGTCTGACACTATATCTGCTGGCACTGAGATCTGGGAATGAACACCGAATGGCAGATGAGCTGGAGGTCACGATGCAAG GCAGAGGCTTTGCGTTGCACCCTGCTGTGTGTTTGGCCATCCGGGTCAATACTTTCCTGAGCTGTAGCCAGTATCACAAAGTGTACCGGACTGTCAAAGCCACCAGCGGCCGCCAGATCTTTCAGCCCTTACACACTTTGCGTGCTGCAGAGAAAGAGCTTCTCCCTGGGTTTCACCAGTTTGAATGGCAGCCAGCTTTGAAGAACGTCTCTTCATCTTGCAACGTTGGTATCATAAATGGGCTCTGTGGATGGACTTCCTCTTTGGATGACTCACCATCCAATACCATCACACGCCGATTCCGCTATGATGTGGCTCTGGTGTCCGCAATAAAGGATCTGGAGGAGGACATTGTCGAGGGGCTGAGAAAGAACGGGGTAGAAGACAGTGCCTGTACCCAAAGCTTCAATGTTACGATCAAAGAATCTTGTGACGGCATGGGAGATGTCAGTGAAAAGCACGGCGGAGGACCAGTTGTTCCTGAGAAAGCTGTTCGCTTCTCTTTCACCATTATGTCTATTTCTGTATTGCTTGGTGAAGATAATAAGCAGGAGGTTACAATCTTCACTGAGCCAAAGCCAAACTCAGAATTGTCTTGCAAGCCCCTCTGTCTGATGTTTGTTGATGAAGCGGACCATGAAACACTCACAGCTGTCTTGTCGCCCATGGTTGCGGAACGTAGCACAATGAAGGAGAGCAGGCTCATCCTGTCGATAGCTGGACTGCCTCGATCCTTCCGCTTCCAGTTTAGAGGGTCAGGATACGATGAAAAGATGGTCCGTGAATTGGAGGGCTTGGAAGCCTCTGGATCCACGTATGTCTGCACACTGTGTGACTCGAGTCGAGTGGAGGCCTCTAGAAATATAGTACTCCATTCTGTCACACGCAGTCATGATGAGAACTTGTCTCGCTATGAAATCTGGCGAACTAATCCATTTTCTGAGTCTGTAGAGGAACTGCGGGACAGAGTCAAGGGGGTCTCTGCCAAGCCCTTCATGGAGACCCAGTCCACACTTGATGCGTTGCACTGTGACATTGGTAATGCCACTGAGTTCTACAAAATTTTCCAGGATGAAATAGGCGAGGTGTACCGAAACAAAAATCCCAGCCGGGAGGAACGGCGCAGCTGGCGGGCAGCCCTGGATAAAGCACTGAGGCAGAAGCTGAAACTCAAACCTGTGATGAGGATGAACGGCAACTACGCCCGGAAGCTAATGACCTTCGAGGCTGTGCAAGTGGTGTGTGAGCTGGTGCCCTCAGAGGAGAGGAGGGAAGCCCTGAGGGAGCTGATGCGGCTGTACCTCCAGATGAAGCCTGTGTGGCGCTCTACATGCCCAACCAAAGAGTGTCCTGACCAGCTCTGCCGCTACACCTTCAACTCCCAGAGTTTCGCTGACCTCATTTCCACTACTTTCAAATACAGGTACAATGGCAAAATAACCAATTATCTGCACAAAACCCTGGCCCATGTCCCCGAAATAATTGAGCGTGATGGATCCATCGGTGCATGGGCTAGTGAGGGGAATGAGTCAGCAAACAAACTGTTCAGGCGTTTCCGTAAGATGAATGCACGTCAGTCAAAAACCTTTGAGCTTGAGGATGTCTTGAAACATCACTGGCTCTACACATCAAAGTACTTACAGAAGTTTATGCAGGCTCATAAGTACTCTGCCAAAGCCACCATTGACCTAACAAAAATCCAGGACAGTGAAAGTGTGGCCCACGAGGTCTTTGATTTTTGA